One region of uncultured Sulfurimonas sp. genomic DNA includes:
- a CDS encoding chorismate mutase, with the protein MIKCTSLQEVRTEIDKIDDKLVELISERSHLVRQAAVFKDSVEEVKATDRIDFIMQKVRHKAIELSVSPNMISELFEIMINEMVETEISEFRNKQAF; encoded by the coding sequence ATGATTAAATGTACTTCACTCCAAGAAGTTAGAACAGAGATAGACAAAATAGATGATAAACTCGTAGAGTTGATATCAGAGCGTAGTCACCTAGTCCGTCAGGCTGCTGTATTTAAAGACAGCGTTGAGGAAGTTAAAGCGACTGATCGCATAGACTTTATTATGCAAAAAGTTCGTCACAAGGCTATAGAGCTTAGTGTATCTCCAAATATGATATCTGAGCTTTTTGAAATAATGATAAATGAGATGGTTGAGACTGAAATATCAGAATTTAGAAATAAACAGGCATTTTAG
- a CDS encoding ABC transporter permease — protein MVLKFIENIGDKTIASLSSFYEAMKFTIICLIHMHNPASYNPAMKMVLTKQIYFTTVQIIPLFSTMAILFGSVIIGVVIVLATQYSLQDQIGSIIITFVIDEFSPFFTALLISLRSGTAVNTEIAVMNVNKELNTLKEYNIDLIDYLFLPRIISGMISVVSLSILFAVIMLSSGYLFTLFYMNMDFHTYKYLLINAIEVKDLVVLLIKSMAFGFVTMLIPIYSGLKATSAYTAIPISVLNGMVKLFIALFFIEVLSLIFQSL, from the coding sequence GTGGTTTTAAAATTTATAGAAAATATCGGCGATAAAACAATTGCATCTCTCTCTTCATTTTATGAAGCTATGAAGTTTACAATTATCTGTTTAATTCATATGCATAATCCTGCTAGTTATAATCCTGCAATGAAGATGGTTTTAACAAAACAGATATACTTTACAACTGTTCAAATCATTCCTCTTTTTAGTACTATGGCTATTTTATTTGGTTCTGTAATCATTGGAGTAGTTATTGTTTTAGCTACACAATACAGTCTTCAAGATCAGATAGGTTCTATTATCATTACTTTTGTTATAGATGAATTTTCTCCATTTTTTACAGCTCTTCTTATATCACTTCGCTCTGGCACAGCGGTAAATACAGAGATAGCAGTTATGAATGTAAATAAAGAACTAAACACCCTAAAAGAGTACAATATAGATTTAATAGACTATCTTTTTTTACCAAGAATAATTAGTGGAATGATAAGTGTTGTATCACTCTCAATTTTATTTGCAGTTATTATGCTTAGTAGTGGTTATTTGTTTACTCTTTTTTATATGAATATGGATTTTCATACATATAAATATCTCTTAATTAATGCCATAGAAGTGAAAGATTTAGTGGTTCTACTTATTAAAAGTATGGCTTTTGGATTTGTTACAATGCTTATTCCAATATATAGTGGACTCAAAGCCACAAGTGCATATACAGCAATTCCCATCTCCGTTTTAAATGGAATGGTTAAACTTTTTATCGCACTATTTTTTATCGAGGTGTTATCATTAATATTTCAATCACTGTAA
- a CDS encoding endonuclease III domain-containing protein, producing the protein MKTTNKIYKIYKLLYEYYGAQGWWPFINYTNPYHPLNYDFPKSELEVFEVCLGSILTQNTNFTSVVKSLHNLKKLDALSPTAIKNLNVDTLKLAIKPSGYYNQKAKYILAFIDFFQSLDARTPTRDELLSVLGIGEESADSILLYGYNSPEFKVDAYTKRVLLELELIDAKAKYKDMKQLMQEALKESIKDERELVITYQEYHALIVNHSKEFYSKKPYGVGCFLKEKIL; encoded by the coding sequence ATGAAAACAACTAATAAAATATATAAGATTTACAAATTACTATATGAATATTATGGCGCTCAAGGTTGGTGGCCTTTTATAAACTATACAAATCCCTATCATCCATTAAATTACGATTTTCCTAAGAGTGAGCTAGAAGTCTTTGAAGTTTGTTTGGGTTCAATTTTAACTCAAAACACAAACTTTACTTCCGTAGTAAAATCTCTTCATAATCTTAAAAAACTAGATGCTCTAAGTCCAACAGCTATAAAAAATCTAAATGTAGATACATTAAAACTAGCTATAAAACCATCTGGATATTACAATCAAAAAGCCAAATATATTTTGGCTTTTATAGATTTTTTTCAAAGCCTAGATGCAAGGACTCCAACAAGAGATGAACTTTTATCAGTCTTAGGCATAGGAGAAGAGAGTGCTGATTCGATTCTTTTATATGGATATAATTCGCCTGAGTTTAAAGTAGATGCTTATACAAAAAGAGTGCTCTTAGAACTTGAACTCATAGATGCAAAGGCAAAATATAAAGATATGAAACAACTAATGCAAGAAGCTTTAAAAGAGTCTATCAAAGATGAGAGAGAGTTAGTTATCACTTATCAAGAGTATCACGCACTTATAGTAAATCATTCAAAAGAGTTTTATTCTAAAAAACCTTATGGTGTAGGATGTTTTTTAAAAGAGAAAATATTATGA
- a CDS encoding YbfB/YjiJ family MFS transporter, with protein sequence MNIKLLDRNNNTAILLAGILAIFVGVGVARFAFTSLLPSMLESYLSITQAGVLASLNFTGYLSGAVFSIFIKDINTKVKYFRIGMILSVLTTLILATTTNEVMWLASRIVAGFGSAMVLIVGGALVMVKLNFEDKTKAMGIHFSGIGIAIVSTELISSHVLKSSTWADAWLILCLFAFVISFYSMHILSFDKALKQDAIKHKLSKSVFSPYVILLILAYFSEGVGFVVQGTFLPDIINSLKGLEGYGSLGWLVVGIAGIPSSIIWMRLAHRYGSVNIIIVAMALQFIGILIPAFSTNIYLNLLSGALYGSTFIGLVALFMHLGGKLAGKNPVVLMGSMTAAYGIGQVGAPLYSVALIEKFSNYNSTLYVTAGIVFIGIIFLLYAKKIESSHT encoded by the coding sequence ATGAATATAAAGCTTTTAGATAGAAACAATAACACAGCAATATTACTAGCAGGAATATTGGCTATTTTTGTTGGTGTTGGCGTAGCAAGATTTGCTTTTACTTCTTTGCTTCCTTCTATGTTAGAGTCATATCTTAGTATTACACAAGCGGGTGTATTAGCATCTCTAAATTTTACTGGATATCTATCAGGTGCAGTTTTTTCGATTTTTATTAAAGATATAAATACTAAAGTTAAATACTTTAGAATAGGAATGATTCTTAGTGTCTTAACTACGCTTATTTTGGCGACAACTACAAATGAAGTTATGTGGTTAGCATCTAGAATAGTAGCAGGTTTTGGCTCTGCAATGGTTTTGATAGTTGGTGGCGCTTTGGTAATGGTTAAGTTAAATTTTGAAGATAAAACCAAAGCGATGGGCATACATTTTAGTGGAATAGGTATAGCCATAGTATCAACTGAGCTTATAAGTAGTCATGTATTAAAAAGCTCTACTTGGGCAGATGCATGGCTTATTCTTTGTCTTTTTGCTTTTGTGATTTCATTTTACTCCATGCATATTCTCTCTTTTGATAAAGCTCTAAAGCAAGATGCCATAAAACATAAACTATCAAAATCTGTATTTTCTCCTTATGTGATTTTACTTATACTTGCCTATTTTAGCGAGGGTGTGGGTTTTGTAGTTCAAGGTACTTTTTTACCAGATATTATAAATTCACTTAAAGGTCTTGAGGGTTATGGAAGTTTGGGATGGTTGGTTGTTGGTATAGCAGGAATTCCATCGTCTATTATTTGGATGAGACTTGCACATAGATATGGAAGCGTAAATATCATTATTGTCGCAATGGCTCTGCAATTTATTGGCATCTTGATACCAGCATTTAGCACAAATATTTATTTAAATTTACTTAGTGGTGCTTTGTATGGAAGCACATTTATAGGGCTTGTCGCTCTTTTTATGCACCTTGGTGGAAAATTAGCAGGAAAAAACCCTGTAGTTCTTATGGGTTCTATGACGGCGGCTTATGGCATTGGACAAGTTGGAGCACCACTTTATAGCGTGGCTCTTATAGAAAAATTTTCAAACTATAACTCTACTCTTTATGTGACGGCTGGTATAGTATTTATTGGGATAATTTTTTTACTTTATGCGAAAAAAATAGAATCTTCTCACACCTAA
- the trpB gene encoding tryptophan synthase subunit beta: protein MSKSYLESHPDENGYFGRFGGAYIPPVLEEAFADITKAYQELKNSPKFIEELKYVRKHYQGRPTPISFAKNLTEHCGGAKIYLKREDLNHTGAHKLNHCMAEVILAKHLGKTKVIAETGAGQHGVALATAAAYFGLECEIHMGEVDIVKEHPNVVRMKILGAKVIPVTHGLKTLKEAVDSAFDSYVAQVDSAIYCIGSVVGPHPFPLMVRDFQSVVGLEAKEQFKEHEENLPDAIVACVGGGSNAMGIFSAFIDNKEVGLYGVEPLGRGEKLGDHAASLTYGEEGIMHGFNSIMLKSADGEPAPVYSIGSGIDYPSVGPEHAYLKSIGRTNVGLCNDDEAVEAFYLLSQHEGIIPALESSHAVAYAMKLAKTLGKDKTILVNLSGRGDKDIDFIVDNYPIPNAKF from the coding sequence ATGTCTAAATCTTACTTAGAATCGCATCCAGATGAAAATGGCTACTTTGGTCGTTTTGGTGGTGCATACATCCCGCCTGTACTAGAAGAAGCGTTTGCTGACATAACTAAAGCTTATCAAGAGTTAAAAAATTCACCTAAATTTATAGAAGAGTTAAAGTATGTTAGAAAGCACTATCAAGGTCGTCCAACTCCTATATCTTTTGCAAAAAATCTAACTGAGCACTGCGGTGGAGCAAAAATTTATCTAAAAAGAGAAGACTTAAACCATACAGGTGCGCACAAACTAAACCACTGTATGGCTGAAGTTATTTTAGCAAAGCATCTAGGTAAAACAAAAGTTATAGCTGAAACTGGAGCTGGTCAACATGGTGTTGCACTTGCTACTGCGGCTGCTTATTTTGGACTAGAGTGTGAGATACACATGGGCGAAGTTGACATAGTTAAAGAGCATCCAAATGTAGTTCGCATGAAGATTTTAGGTGCAAAAGTTATCCCTGTTACTCACGGTCTTAAAACTTTAAAAGAGGCTGTTGATAGTGCTTTTGATAGTTATGTAGCTCAAGTTGATAGTGCCATATACTGCATAGGAAGTGTTGTTGGACCTCATCCATTTCCACTTATGGTACGAGATTTTCAGTCTGTAGTAGGACTTGAAGCAAAAGAACAGTTTAAAGAGCATGAAGAGAATCTTCCAGATGCAATAGTTGCTTGTGTTGGTGGTGGAAGTAATGCTATGGGAATTTTTTCAGCGTTTATAGATAACAAAGAAGTAGGACTTTATGGTGTTGAACCATTGGGTAGAGGTGAAAAGTTAGGTGATCATGCTGCATCTTTGACTTATGGCGAAGAGGGAATTATGCATGGATTTAACTCTATAATGCTAAAAAGTGCAGATGGCGAACCAGCTCCTGTTTACTCCATAGGCTCTGGAATTGATTATCCATCTGTTGGACCTGAACACGCTTATCTAAAGAGTATCGGTAGAACAAATGTAGGACTTTGTAATGATGATGAAGCGGTTGAAGCATTTTATTTGCTCTCTCAACATGAGGGAATTATCCCTGCACTAGAGTCATCTCACGCTGTAGCTTATGCAATGAAATTAGCAAAAACTCTAGGCAAAGACAAAACTATACTTGTAAACTTAAGTGGTAGAGGCGATAAAGATATAGACTTTATAGTTGATAACTACCCTATACCAAACGCTAAATTTTAG
- a CDS encoding S1-like domain-containing RNA-binding protein produces the protein MQQNDYLELGKINTLLIDRLTTPGAYLMALDGNDVLLPGQYLTPDMKERTLVDVFLYTDSEDRLVATTLKPKAMLDEFALLEVIDVAPFGAFMDWGLMKDLLVPNMFQKEPFKVGDKRFVRVVYDEKTHRLVGSEKLGDFFERKIKGIKIADEVNILIISKTPLGYKCIVQDKYEGLIYHNEIFENINLGDRKKAFVKTIRKDGNIDLSLRKAGNKKSGSSADKVLELLKQNNGVMPYNYKSDAQLIKDVFALSKKDFKRSLTTLVDASKIEVKDTGIYLKE, from the coding sequence ATGCAACAAAACGACTACCTAGAACTAGGTAAAATCAACACTCTTCTTATAGATAGACTCACAACTCCAGGTGCTTACCTGATGGCACTTGATGGAAATGATGTACTTCTTCCAGGTCAATACTTAACACCAGACATGAAAGAAAGAACACTTGTGGATGTTTTTTTATATACAGATTCTGAAGATAGACTTGTAGCCACAACACTAAAACCAAAAGCGATGCTTGATGAGTTTGCACTTTTAGAAGTTATAGATGTAGCACCATTTGGAGCTTTTATGGACTGGGGTCTTATGAAAGATTTACTTGTTCCAAATATGTTTCAAAAAGAGCCTTTTAAAGTTGGCGATAAAAGATTTGTCCGAGTTGTTTATGATGAAAAAACTCATCGTCTTGTGGGAAGCGAAAAACTTGGCGACTTTTTTGAGAGAAAAATCAAAGGCATAAAAATAGCTGATGAAGTAAATATATTAATCATCTCCAAAACTCCACTAGGTTACAAATGCATTGTGCAAGACAAGTATGAAGGTCTAATCTACCACAATGAAATTTTTGAAAACATTAACCTTGGAGATAGAAAAAAAGCTTTTGTTAAAACTATACGCAAAGATGGAAACATTGACTTAAGCCTTAGAAAAGCTGGTAATAAAAAAAGTGGCTCATCTGCAGATAAAGTGCTTGAACTTTTAAAACAAAACAATGGAGTTATGCCTTATAACTACAAAAGTGATGCTCAGCTTATAAAAGATGTATTTGCTCTTAGCAAAAAAGATTTTAAACGCTCACTTACAACCCTTGTAGATGCTTCTAAGATAGAAGTAAAAGATACTGGCATCTATCTTAAGGAGTAA
- a CDS encoding M15 family metallopeptidase: MNRRFFLTTLSLSPLLAKDVVDNTKDIYLSYQEYTTLKSLNSRLKRLRGFVGFANFNLVSFDEALYYARNYSKIGGFSKDELDLVDKLFNENPNRYGFYGAKTCEELDNKISDKGVEKIPHTGHYLFKGKPLHDYNKLIKDVGDTLILTSGVRNVVKQLSLYANKLYNNGGNITQASLSIAPPAYSYHTISDFDVGRRGWGYKNFTDAFASTLEFKKMRTLDYISMRYNKNNRDGVRFEPWHVEVI; encoded by the coding sequence ATGAATAGAAGATTTTTTTTAACAACTTTATCATTGTCGCCTCTTCTTGCAAAAGATGTAGTAGATAACACTAAAGATATCTATCTCTCATATCAAGAATACACAACATTAAAGAGCTTAAATAGCAGACTAAAAAGACTTCGTGGTTTTGTTGGATTTGCAAATTTTAATCTAGTCTCATTTGATGAAGCCCTCTATTATGCAAGAAATTACTCTAAGATTGGTGGGTTTTCAAAAGACGAACTTGACTTGGTAGATAAACTCTTTAATGAAAATCCTAATCGTTATGGATTTTATGGGGCGAAAACTTGTGAAGAGTTGGACAATAAAATATCGGATAAAGGTGTTGAAAAGATTCCACATACAGGACATTACCTCTTTAAAGGTAAGCCACTTCATGACTACAATAAGCTCATAAAAGATGTTGGAGATACGCTAATACTAACTTCTGGTGTTAGAAATGTTGTAAAACAGTTGAGCCTTTATGCTAACAAACTTTATAACAATGGTGGAAATATCACTCAAGCATCTCTTAGCATAGCACCACCTGCATACTCTTATCATACTATTAGTGACTTTGATGTAGGTCGCCGTGGCTGGGGTTATAAAAATTTTACAGATGCTTTTGCATCTACATTGGAATTTAAAAAAATGAGAACATTAGACTATATCAGCATGAGATATAACAAAAACAATAGAGATGGAGTTAGGTTTGAACCTTGGCATGTTGAAGTTATATAG
- a CDS encoding M99 family carboxypeptidase catalytic domain-containing protein, with translation MLKLYSCVFLFLFSVSSIANDNFQFDLIQKGHQDNNTMLVIGGIQGDEPGGFISASILATHYEITKGSIWIVPNLNFYSIIKRSRGPYGDMNRKFSNLSKEDPEYNTVERIKNYIKDDNVKLVVNLHDGSGFYRPKYVDNLHSPDRWGQCSIIDQSDINISAYGNLEEISSKVVEHVNQNLIKSEDIYHLHNTRTKEGDKEMEKTLTYFAINEGKAAFGNEASKSLPTHKRVYYHLLALEKYMDIMGIEYKRKFTLNAHGVYNAINNDIHISLYDGKIKLPLSEIRNIVKYFPIKKDGVVDFKASNPLLTIIKNDNTYTIQYGNRRLSRLKADYLDIDEAHNIVRLKIDGKLQNVKFGSLVDVKSSFLVEEKEGYRVNVIGYTNKNNLETGIEIKNTEIPKRFSIDKKGLIYRVEYYNKNKFAGMVLIKFAT, from the coding sequence ATGTTGAAGTTATATAGTTGTGTTTTCCTTTTTCTTTTTTCAGTTTCTTCAATAGCAAATGATAATTTTCAATTTGATTTGATCCAAAAAGGACATCAAGACAATAACACTATGTTAGTTATTGGTGGCATCCAAGGAGATGAGCCTGGCGGATTTATATCTGCATCTATACTTGCAACTCACTATGAAATAACTAAAGGTTCTATTTGGATAGTTCCAAATCTAAATTTTTATAGCATTATCAAACGAAGTAGAGGTCCATATGGAGATATGAATAGAAAATTTTCTAATCTCTCTAAAGAAGACCCAGAATACAATACCGTTGAGAGAATCAAAAACTATATAAAAGATGATAATGTAAAACTTGTAGTAAATCTACATGATGGTAGTGGATTTTACAGACCCAAATATGTAGACAATCTGCACTCTCCAGATAGATGGGGACAATGCTCTATTATAGATCAATCAGATATAAATATTTCTGCTTATGGAAACTTAGAGGAAATCTCTTCTAAAGTTGTAGAACATGTAAACCAAAATCTTATCAAAAGTGAAGATATTTATCATCTTCATAACACTCGAACAAAAGAGGGTGATAAAGAGATGGAGAAGACTCTTACTTACTTTGCCATTAACGAAGGAAAAGCAGCTTTTGGAAATGAAGCGAGCAAAAGTCTTCCAACTCACAAAAGAGTCTATTATCATCTTTTAGCACTAGAAAAATATATGGACATAATGGGCATAGAGTATAAAAGAAAATTCACTCTAAATGCACATGGTGTTTATAATGCTATAAATAACGATATACATATATCTTTGTACGATGGAAAGATTAAACTTCCTCTATCTGAGATAAGAAATATAGTAAAGTACTTTCCTATAAAAAAAGATGGAGTGGTTGACTTTAAAGCTAGTAATCCTCTTTTGACAATCATTAAAAATGACAATACTTATACCATACAGTATGGAAACAGAAGACTTTCACGCCTTAAAGCAGACTACTTGGACATAGATGAAGCTCATAATATAGTAAGGCTAAAAATAGACGGAAAACTACAAAATGTTAAGTTTGGCTCACTTGTGGATGTAAAAAGTAGTTTTTTAGTAGAAGAAAAAGAAGGCTATAGAGTCAATGTTATAGGTTATACAAACAAAAATAATTTAGAAACAGGTATAGAGATAAAAAATACAGAAATACCAAAACGTTTTTCTATAGATAAAAAAGGTTTGATATATAGAGTCGAATACTACAATAAAAATAAGTTCGCAGGTATGGTTCTAATCAAGTTTGCAACATAA
- a CDS encoding glucosaminidase domain-containing protein yields the protein MILFLLISTNILIAKEPKEISVKEKKAHFRTIVIPAIKNVYNELHTQYTEVSHYIDNPKYYRDEILNLKKIYKVTSDADLLLALKPHPKSIAIAQAAMESAWATSRFFIKANNLFGVWSFNKYEPRIAAKEKRGTKTIWLKKYANIEDSVRDYYKNLGRSKAFVEFRRLRMQTQNPYKLVQKLDHYSELGAKYGVELTSVIKYNKFYLYDN from the coding sequence ATGATTTTATTTTTATTAATATCAACAAATATTTTAATAGCAAAAGAACCAAAAGAGATAAGCGTTAAAGAAAAAAAAGCACATTTTCGCACTATTGTAATACCTGCTATAAAAAATGTTTATAATGAATTACACACGCAATACACAGAAGTTTCACACTATATAGATAATCCAAAATATTATAGAGATGAAATTTTAAATCTTAAAAAAATTTATAAAGTTACCTCAGATGCAGATTTACTTCTAGCTTTAAAACCTCATCCTAAAAGCATAGCCATAGCACAGGCAGCTATGGAGAGTGCGTGGGCTACATCTAGATTTTTTATTAAGGCTAACAATCTTTTTGGTGTTTGGTCATTTAATAAATATGAACCGAGAATTGCTGCTAAAGAAAAAAGAGGAACTAAGACAATATGGCTTAAAAAATACGCGAATATTGAAGATTCTGTTAGAGATTATTACAAAAATCTTGGACGCTCAAAAGCCTTTGTGGAGTTTCGCAGACTTAGGATGCAAACACAAAACCCATACAAACTTGTACAAAAACTAGATCATTACTCAGAACTTGGAGCTAAGTATGGAGTAGAACTTACTTCAGTTATTAAGTACAATAAATTTTATCTATACGACAATTAG
- a CDS encoding spore photoproduct lyase family protein, whose protein sequence is MITNSYLDKFNNSIKNTLFSKLPKHEQDFIREKSIELKFSHQEIKQIVDMARDLSIWNEKNIMEIFPDHNQKKVVFSRLRKAYEDIRNKPNSYENFELKNIPKEQKFTFKTESKDGFGLGLCPVASEKTRCCNLLTLDAVESCGFDCSYCSIQSFYNQNTITFDSSFADKLKNLNLDKNKTYHIGTGQSSDSLMWGNREGILDALFAFAQNNPNVILEFKTKSDNIKYFLEHEVPKNILCTWSLNTPTIIKNEEHLSASLDKRIASARAVADKGVKVGFHFHPIVQYENYLSDYAKIYTRLLNEFKSSEVALVSFGTLTFIKPVIKQLRDRDFRSKITQMPFVDASGKSSYPDDIKVEMFKSAYESFAPWHAKDKNVFFYLCMEEHEMWKKTFGYQYSTNNDFEREMLNSYSKKLDMEFLI, encoded by the coding sequence ATGATAACAAATTCATATTTAGATAAATTTAACAACTCTATTAAAAACACACTTTTTTCAAAACTGCCAAAACATGAACAAGATTTTATTAGAGAAAAATCCATTGAATTAAAATTTTCTCATCAAGAGATTAAACAAATCGTAGATATGGCAAGAGATCTTAGCATCTGGAATGAAAAAAATATTATGGAAATATTTCCAGATCACAATCAAAAAAAAGTAGTTTTTTCAAGACTTAGAAAAGCTTATGAAGATATACGCAACAAACCAAACTCTTATGAAAACTTCGAGTTAAAGAACATACCAAAAGAACAGAAGTTCACTTTTAAAACAGAATCAAAAGATGGTTTTGGACTTGGACTATGCCCTGTTGCATCTGAGAAGACAAGATGCTGTAACCTTCTTACTCTAGATGCGGTTGAGAGTTGCGGATTTGACTGTTCTTACTGCTCAATACAATCATTTTACAACCAAAACACCATAACTTTTGACAGTAGTTTTGCAGATAAACTTAAAAATTTAAATTTAGATAAGAACAAAACTTATCATATAGGAACTGGGCAAAGCTCTGATTCGCTTATGTGGGGAAATCGTGAGGGCATCCTAGATGCACTCTTTGCTTTTGCACAAAACAATCCAAATGTAATACTAGAATTTAAAACCAAATCAGACAATATAAAGTACTTTTTAGAACATGAAGTACCAAAAAACATTCTCTGTACATGGTCGCTAAATACTCCAACTATCATAAAAAATGAAGAGCATCTAAGTGCATCTTTGGACAAACGCATAGCATCCGCTAGAGCTGTAGCCGACAAGGGTGTCAAAGTTGGATTTCACTTTCATCCAATAGTGCAATATGAAAATTATTTAAGTGATTATGCAAAAATATATACAAGACTCTTAAATGAGTTTAAATCTAGCGAAGTAGCTCTTGTAAGTTTTGGAACATTGACCTTTATAAAACCTGTTATAAAGCAACTTAGAGATAGGGATTTTAGAAGTAAGATTACTCAGATGCCATTTGTAGATGCTAGTGGAAAAAGTTCTTATCCAGATGATATAAAAGTAGAAATGTTTAAATCAGCTTATGAAAGTTTTGCTCCTTGGCACGCAAAGGACAAAAATGTATTTTTTTATCTTTGCATGGAAGAGCATGAGATGTGGAAAAAAACTTTTGGCTATCAATACTCTACAAACAACGACTTTGAAAGAGAGATGCTAAATTCATATAGCAAAAAACTAGATATGGAGTTTTTGATTTGA